In the Topomyia yanbarensis strain Yona2022 chromosome 3, ASM3024719v1, whole genome shotgun sequence genome, one interval contains:
- the LOC131691002 gene encoding mitochondrial import receptor subunit TOM20 homolog, whose translation MEISKTTIGIAAGVAGTLFLGYCIYFDQKRRKDPDFKKKLRERRKAKKAASAAGGPRSNMPNMADHEEVQRFFLQEIQLGEALISSGDIENGVDHLANAVIVCGQPAQLLQVLQQTLPAQVFTLLINRMRQYGNQSGGESERAKLQDMNDDLE comes from the exons ATGGAGATCAGCAAAACGACGATCGGGATTGCGGCCGGTGTGGCTGGAACACTGTTCCTCGGTTATTGCATTTACTTCGATCAGAAGCGCCGCAAAGATCCGGATTTCAAGAAGAAACTGCGTGAGA GACggaaagcgaaaaaagcagCCTCCGCTGCTGGAGGACCACGGTCGAATATGCCCAACATGGCCGATCATGAGGAGGTGCAGAG ATTCTTCCTGCAAGAAATCCAGCTGGGAGAAGCTCTCATCTCGTCCGGTGACATCGAGAACGGTGTGGACCATCTGGCCAATGCAGTTATTGTGTGCGGTCAGCCAGCGCAACTGCTACAA GTCCTCCAGCAAACTCTGCCGGCCCAAGTGTTCACTTTGCTGATCAACAGAATGCGACAGTACGGGAATCAGAGCGGAGGGGAAAGCGAGCGAGCTAAACTGCAGGACATGAACGACGATTTGGAGTAG